Below is a genomic region from Dioscorea cayenensis subsp. rotundata cultivar TDr96_F1 chromosome 14, TDr96_F1_v2_PseudoChromosome.rev07_lg8_w22 25.fasta, whole genome shotgun sequence.
TCAATAAAGTAGTCAAGTTAAAAAGCAGTGAAGGTAGTGAACCACCAAACCAAAAACTTCACATTCTTGCCAAAATAATCTTAATAATCTTATCCCTCAAGTTAATCAATTCAATCACTTTCATATGTAATCAAAATTAGTAACCCTTTCTTTGTGTGGGTGTTCTTGTAACTTCCATCCATATTTTTTGGTTGGCTTGTTTTGTACCAAAAAGCAAGaataaggaaaagaagaaagagtgggttagaattatattgtttatataaatccTTTGTTATAAttcttatatatgtatatatctctataagtttcttcttgatcttcatcttATCACTATCTCTATTAAtggcttcttctcttcttcttcttcttatcctcTTCATGTCTACCTCTTTATGCTTGTCAAGTATGtttattattggttttttatATCATCATCAATCCAATTTCATACACATTCTtgttttaattatgttaatcaaTGGTTATTGATTTGTAGATCCAGATGCAGTGGGGATTGTTGCAAAAGCCTTAGCATGCTTCAATGATCACTATGTAAGTCAATTCatgaaaaggtttttttttttcacataaaggatatatttttgcaattttttttccctacttCCCACATCTATGATTTTTTTCGGAGCAAGTTTttccaatatttatataaaaataattttatgttgaGATCAAAGGTTTACAACCATTGTGAAGAGGCATACAGACTATCAGCAGAAGGGACCATTCCTGTCCCTCCGGAGGGCACTGATGTGTATTGTAGTGGGCCATGTCTTGCCGAAACTAAACTTGTGCTTAGTTGTCTTCATgatattttctataattttcaattttacaaTGGGGCTTCAATCCAAGATGTGAGATATACCCTTGATGCCGGTTGTGGTTATTCTGACAGAAGAGGTATGCATTTACCgtatatcatttttattgataataatcatatattgactattaattttaaatgacaaaatattttataaagttaTAGATTTAATGAATTACTCAAATCTTATCCCTAGAAATTTTCTTAAAGAAGACCTATTGTAAAAAgattatttaatgttaaaattaaaaattttatttagtgtttaaatatttaaaagttttttattattattggcaTAAAAATTAGCATATTATTAGAATCGAgatgtttatattaaaaaaatcgcCTTTTAgtcaaacaaattaataattacgTAAATGATGAATATATAGAAAAAGTGTTGGTgttattatagtaattttaaatatcGATGTTACTGCAAACGTTATTGCCacaaaaatatgtaatattaaccaaaatatatattatttaaataaaaatcttcaatTGATTTGAAACTCATTAGAGAAATAGTGAAGCTATTCCAATAATTCAAACATCGAAATTAGTTGAAATTGatcgaaaaatattatttataaaatatattcaataatttgctaacacaaatcaaattcacaatatttttctattttctttaggTGATTTTAATGTTGGGGAACATTTGGAAGGAGATCCATATGGTTTTTATTATGACCATGGAAACAAGAAAGCCATTCCCAATTACATGTTGCTCTTTTACTCTTTCTTCTTGGCAATATGGgggtattattatttctaattatCATCACATAATCTTAATTAAGTTATGCATCAATGTTATTAACTATGGTCATGTGAATCATCAATATTTAGTGATTTGATCATGTACTTAAGTTTGATCAACCCtttgaatgtttttgttttgtttggatatatatagTTTGTACTTACTCTATGTTATGCATCTATGATGCactatttattgaaattatgtgaattttgattttatcacAGCttgatttgttatatatatatatatatatatattagattaatgAAGTTAAAACACATACGCCTCAAGATCGATTGTTgcgtaaaattataaatttaaatatttatttttttatactatcaTGTTTGGTTGAGTTAGAAAAATACGAGTTAAGTTGAGTTTTAGGTTTTgttatttaactttattttaaaaagaagaacCTTCATTTCAAGATGATCAAGTTTTGGTTTAatcaacattaataaaaataaatatttttttaaaatttttataaaacaacatagtatttaattaattttttttgaaaatatatttattattaatttgtttacttAAAAGTGGTAGGGACAATGAACCATTTATTAAATAACTAGAGGTTAGATTTAAgccaacaaaacaaagcaacaaaGCTTTAAAAGAGTAATGAATCAAAATGGaccttttattaaatatatagagGTTAGATTTAAggcaacaaaacaaagcaacaaatctttcaaagaGTATCTTGATTTAGATTCAATGGATCCAGGATCCAAGGAGGGGAGAGACATAGACCAATAAATGATCAATTAGAGCAATATAATGAGTGAAAGTATATGCACAGAACTATCTCAAAGTTATTGATATATTTCACTTTGTTAAGAGAAATAaaagtgtttattttatttatttaaatatgataatataaaGTTGGTAGAGGAGCTCAAGGAAAATAATCAATCAGGTGGTGTCCTCAAGAAATCAAGAAGGTTATTAAGAAGGTAATTAATATTAGCACCTAtgaaaaaatcaaagcaaaaaattATTTGCCATCAATAAACATTAATTGACATTGCTATACatataaaacatagaaaattgAGAAGATTATCATATATAATTACGTACTGTTATTATCATATATAGTATGGTGATATGAGTTTATAGGCAAAGCCCACAAAGGCAAAGATAAGGTGGCAAAGGAAGGCCATGGCCTCgtctctaatatatatatttttataaattgatatatataatttaaaaacaatttttactcttgtttttctttataaattgatacaaataatttaaaattatatatatatatattttaaaacattcgTAAAAATAAGGTTGTTTGATATTCcacaaattgatatatatattgcaaattGTTTGGTTcgttaatattttacaaatacatttgtgaaaaatatttgtaaacgTTTATTATTTGTCTCCTTAATTTTTACTTGTtccctaataatttttttttatctcgtttaaaaattttttaggCTTCACCCCTGCCTAAGAGTTcgagttgaaaaaaaaatacaataattctTGTGAGGAGAAATTGtgagaattgaaaaaaaaaaaaattattattttgagtgTATTTTAGTTTGTTGTAGAAAGTGAGTGAGTCTTCATAAatgtttcttctttctcttcataTGAAAAATAAGTAGTTGTTGGAAGACATAAGTCATATTTAGTGAGCCACATAAATTTgttgtctttatttatttattttaatgctgtcatttaatttatttgtttctagATGTTTCACACTGACGAAATTTATAAGGGCAACAAGGACTTAGgggaaacataataatatatgtatatttaaattcaatccACATTAAATCACATTTAATTAgtaaatgcatgtaaaacaaaaGCTCTTGTCAAGTacaatatttcaataatttttctCTTTAGTCATTCAGAGAATCGTCTTGAATAATACGATATGAGAATATTACAGATGCGGGTGACGATTGTATGTGTCAGACAGAATATTGACGTGCGGTGAGCAGTGTATGTGCTTACATCTGGAGTAAACATGCTGCATTTAAAGCAACCTGAGGAGGCTTTAAAGCTGCTTAACATGTAAAGATGTCGGTATGTCTCTTATCACTGAAAaagtaatagtaataattatatGATGAAGATGACAGAGAAACCATttcaatccaattttttttatattattaattcatcTCAATTATTCATTAAGGAGATgaaattctctttttttctataCAAGAGTCAAATATTTACTACTTAATTATTGTGGCggttatatatttacatatgtaaatataaatattttttgaccaaaaaaatatattacatcaACCTTTAGGAATATAATTTagtcattaaaattttaaaatatctcatCATACATGATACATAAGTGATGTGGTGAGAGATGATAATTTTACCATCATTGCAATAgagtaattaatatttcattattttttctactttaaaatcaaaaatacaatcttatTCGTAATTTGtccataatttaaaataataataataacaataataataataataattttcttggAAATGTATGATGTAAATTAAGGAAACATATTTAAAACATTGTACTCCTCTGGTCAtgtaaagttttaatttttcatcatcAATATAAAAAAGTAAGAACCAACAAGAAGACCAAGAcgaaataaatttatctagagttaattgatatatatgtatatatatatatatatatatatatatatatatatatatatatatatatatatatgagaaaattgGTAATTAGTGACGAGTAATCTACACctcgttttttttttattttttattgaataatgcGGATAAGACACTCCAAATAtacactttaattttattattatctttgatTGTCGTTACAACTTTTTGGCACTCTTGTATAGGGTGAGTGTTTTTGAATCGCCACCTATTCCTGTGATTACGTAAAATTAACGTTATTTTTCATATCATGTAGATGTTATTCCATACCTATGGTTAAAAATAACCATCCTCGTCAATAcaaatagttttaattttttggttctctcacatattatttgaaataagagaatatataattttttttaatagaatttattGAGTtgataacatataaatacattacCCCTCCTAAAACAGGTTAGTCATAAATTAATAGTTTTACTAATTAACACATATAaaacaaatgtatatatattacattatttaCGGATGTTtctagataataaaaaataacaaataagataaaaatataatatatat
It encodes:
- the LOC120276312 gene encoding uncharacterized protein LOC120276312 encodes the protein MASSLLLLLILFMSTSLCLSNPDAVGIVAKALACFNDHYVYNHCEEAYRLSAEGTIPVPPEGTDVYCSGPCLAETKLVLSCLHDIFYNFQFYNGASIQDVRYTLDAGCGYSDRRGDFNVGEHLEGDPYGFYYDHGNKKAIPNYMLLFYSFFLAIWGYYYF